AGGCCAGAGCCCATAACCCATATTCCGGATTCGGGGTCGGCGCAGCGGTACTGACCGGAAACGGCAAAATATTCGACGGCTGCAATATTGAAAACGCTTCCTATGGCTTGACTGTCTGCGCCGAGCGCGTGGCGATCTTCAAGGCAGTTTCTGAAGGTGAAAAATCATTCAAAAAGCTCGTGCTGGTCAGTTCGGCAGGTGATTTCACACCTCCCTGCGGAGCCTGCAGGCAGGTGATGGCCGAATTCGGCGATTTCGAGGTGATCATGGTCGATAAAGACAACCGGACCAAAATCATGAAAGTCAGCGAACTGCTGCCCGCCTCTTTTTCACTCAAGTGAGACTTTATCTTCTCCTGATTCTGTTCTCATTCCTGGCTCCGCTTTTTGCAGAGGCTGAAAGAGAAGCCTATGATGCTCTGAAAAAAAAGTTTGATGAATATACCACATTTCTTCTTTCAAACCCTGAGCACGTATACGACTCAGTCAACAATGTCCAGAATCGGGTCCTGATCGATCAGTACCGGAAATCGACGGACGAGTATCTGAAGGCTTTCTCCGAACGGCCGGAATTTAAAATCCTGAAAAAAATATCACTACCCTCAAATATCGTTCAACTATACTGGGTGAATTTCGACAATGAGGAACTGATGTTCCTCGTATGCCTGGATAGAGTAGCCCTGGCCAGGATGGTGGAAAAGGGGCTGGAAATCGTCTGGGAGGAAAAACTGTCCGGAATCATCAATGTCTCGAATCTGGATCTGGAATCCGACGGCAGACGGGAAGTGATCGCTCTGGGCGCTGAAAATTATTACATCATCAGGAAATCGAAGAGCGAACGGATCTATTTCCAGGCCCTGCCCAATCAGTTCAATCTGAGAGGCATCTACAAGATCGGGGATGCTTATCTCGGCACATACATCAAGCTGCCTGACAGGACAGACATCGGGAGCGGCTGGCAGCTCGCCACTCTGAGCTGGATCCATCCGGGATTCGCAGTGGAGAGAGTCCTGACAGACCTGCCAGGAATGGAGCTGACCGTTGATCCGGATGGGGCGATTACGATGCTCGCAAACCTGGAAAAAGACAGAGGAATGGTTTACCGCTACCTATACCAGTCAGGCGCACTGACCACTAAAGAAGTCTTCACGATTGACCAGAGCGAGATTCCGCTGGGCGTTTTTCCGGCAGGCAGCGGAGGCAAGTATTATTTTGTCGAAGCAACAGGTGTTTCCAGGATCAAAGTCCAGCTCAGGCAGGGGACAAAGAGCTCAGGCAAGGTCGGCTTCTTTTTTTTAAAGCAGGCCTGGATGAAGACGATCAAGGATGTCTCACCCGATCCGGTGCTGGTCTGCCTGGATTTCGCCAATCAGATGTATTATCTGACTGAAGAGAAGAACACTCTGCCATTATACGCGCAATAAATCACATTATCTTTATGGCTGATTTCAATCAGCCCTTATGGAATCGACGCTTGAGTATCATCAGTTATTATTCCTTGGCACCGGCCTGTTTCAGGATTTCTGCGAGCTCGGTCCGGCCTTTTTTCTCTGCCACTTCGAGTGCCGTGCCTGTGAAGCCTTTGGCATTAATATTGATTTTCTTGGTGAGGAGCATCCTGAGGATTTCAGTGTAGTTCCTTTCCACCACATAGGTGATCAGAGGCCTGTCATAGTAAAGCGCGTTGACATTGGCCCCCTGGGAGATCAGGATGTCGGCGATTTCGCATTCACGCGAGGAAATCATCCTGTCTTTCAGATGGTTGAAAGTATTGGGACTGTAATCGAAAAGCGTGTAGAAAAGCGGAGTGAGCCGGTTTTTATCTTTATGATTGACATCTACTTTTTTTGAAGTCAACAATGAAACAATGTTTTGGTAGCCGTCCATGCTGGCATAAAAAAGGGGAGTCCTGTCGTCACAGTCTGGATCGTCGACCCTGGCACCGTTTTTGATCAGAGCTTTGACTATCTCCACTTCATCTGAGTTTTCCCTGAGATTTTCAAAATACCTGGCCTGGCCAGCTTGATAGGTCTTAAACAGAGGGGAATCCGCATCCACCTTTGAAAGACCGCAGAATCGCTGGTAATCCCAGCAGCCGCAGGCATAGAAAAGGGCGTTTCTGCCGAATCTGTCGCGTTGATTGCAGTCTGCACCTTTTTTCAAAAGCCGGGTGACCAGTTCTTTTTTATGGTATTTTGCGGCAAAATGCAGCGCATTCATGCTGTTCTGATCCAGCATGTGAATGTTAGCGCCTTTATTGATCAATTGCTCAGCCAGATCATCCCAGCCGTTCAGGATGGACATCATCAGGGGAGTGCGGCGGAAACGATTCCTGGCATTGATTTCAAGTGTACCGGTGAGAAGTGTTCTGATTGTGGCCAGGCCCTCGAAATCAACTTTATCTGAGACCGACCATCTTTCAAATTCCCTGATCAGAGGGTCTTTATAGTCTGCTGCTCCTGTGGCAGGGCCGCAGCACAATCCGTGTACAGTGCAGAGGCAGGAAGTATACTGTGGGTTATTGATCAGAATGAAATGGCCTCCCTGCGGGCACCGATAATCCCGCTCGACCTCCTCATGGAGAACTGCCAGGGTGTCAATGCTTTCAGGCAGTCTGCCGTGCTCAAATTGCAGCCTGGCCAGCTTGTCGAGCAGCAGGCTCATCCGATAGTCGCATCTCATGGTGGGGTCCGGTGTAGCTGCCATCAGACGCTGCTGCATGGTTTCCTCATCTGCGAAGAAATATCCGATCAGCCATTTCAGCGTGAAAAATCCGCTGCCAAAAACCGAGATCGTGAAAACCAGGATCAGCAGTTTGAGGTTTTGACGGGAAATTCTGAGTTTGATTTTAGTAGGCATAATTTTTTCTACTGAGTAGTGTGTTATCGTCCTATCGTACAATTCTGCCTGTTTGATAAATCATTTGGAGGAAGATAGTCCTGGTTTGCTTTCGTGATGCGGGGCAGGTTATATTTGTAGAGGGCGCAGCATGCGCCCTTACGAAGAGCACGTAGGGGTGCTGCTTGCTGCGCCCTGACAAGGATGCGCAGGATTCTGCGCTACACGAAGAAATCCAGGAGGCCTGATGCACGAACATCATTCAGTGGAACATATCGTAGAGCACGCACTGGAAGAAGCTGAAAAACGCAAGGCGAAAAAAGTGTTGAAGATAATACTGGGAATCGGCGAACTTTTAAATTACGACGATGAAGCTGTGCGCATGTATTTCGCACAGTTCGCTGCAGGTACGGTCCTGGAAGGGGCGGAAGTCGAGATCAGACCGATCAGAGCCAAATTCTACTGCAGAAAATGCGAAAGCCTGTTCGAACACGGAAAAGGAGTGTTCAATTGTCCGGAATGCGGCAGTTTCGGATCAATAACTGATACAGGGAATGAGCTCTTCATCGAGGGAATGGAGACGGAATAAGGTGAATGACGGATGGTAATCGGTAATAGGTAATGGGTGATGAAAACGTAGGGGCAGACCCATGTGTCTGCCCTTGAGAGACCGGAGAATAATCTGACATGTGTTACGCCATACCAGGCAGAATCGTCGAAATCCTCCCCAAGATGGTAGTGGTGGAATATTTCGGGGAGCGTAAGAAAGCTTACAACGAGCTTTCCGGACTTAACGTCGGTGATTACGTCTATGCCCAGGGCGGATATGTGATCGACCGGATCAGCGAAGGGGAAGCGCTGGCCACGCTGGAAGTCTGGAAAGAGTTGTTTTTCCAGCTCAGGCAGGAGGATGAGCGGCGCACTAAGCTGATTCCTGACCGCAGAACCAGAGAAAACAGGATTTACTCACTCTTTGAAAAGGTTAATCACGGGAAAAAACTTAAGCCTCGTGAACTGCTGCATCTGCTGAAGCTGAAAGACAGGGAAGACCTGGACATTTTGTACAGTTCAGCCAATTTTCTCAGGCAGAAGTATCATCGGAATTCCTGCTGCGTTCACGGGATCATCGAGCTGTCCAACCGGTGCAGCCGTAATTGCGCTTATTGCGGGATCTCGAACCACAATCAAAACCTGAAGCGCTATAAAATGGATAAAAGTGAAATACTGGCTGCCGTTGATCAGGCAGTGGAAAAATACGGATTTAAGGCGCTTGTGCTGCAGAGCGGAGAAGGAGCATATTCCGTCGGAGAGCTGGCTGAAATTACCGCTGAAATCAAGCTGCTGCACGGGGTGCTGGTATTCATAAGCTGCGGCGAGATCGGAGCTGCAGGGTTGCAGAAGCTTTTCGATGCAGGTGCCCGCGGCCTGCTGTTGCGTTTTGAAACCTCCAATCCCAAGCTCTATCAGAAGTTGCATCCCGGATATTCACTCGAGAATCGGCTGTCTGAACTCCGCACTGCGTACAGCATGGGCTACCTGCTCATCACAGGCGGCCTGATCGGGCTGCCTGGGCAATCGGAAAAGGACATCTTGAACGATATTCTGCTGGCCGGTGAACTGCACTCCGAGATGTACAGCTTCGGTCCGTTTCTGCCCCACTGCGAAACCCCGC
This DNA window, taken from Candidatus Wallbacteria bacterium, encodes the following:
- a CDS encoding radical SAM protein — protein: MCYAIPGRIVEILPKMVVVEYFGERKKAYNELSGLNVGDYVYAQGGYVIDRISEGEALATLEVWKELFFQLRQEDERRTKLIPDRRTRENRIYSLFEKVNHGKKLKPRELLHLLKLKDREDLDILYSSANFLRQKYHRNSCCVHGIIELSNRCSRNCAYCGISNHNQNLKRYKMDKSEILAAVDQAVEKYGFKALVLQSGEGAYSVGELAEITAEIKLLHGVLVFISCGEIGAAGLQKLFDAGARGLLLRFETSNPKLYQKLHPGYSLENRLSELRTAYSMGYLLITGGLIGLPGQSEKDILNDILLAGELHSEMYSFGPFLPHCETPLAKKNPPDPELVLKTLAVARFTAPEDAKILVTTGFETLHSEARERGLMAGANSVMLNVTPMQYRSLYSIYPGRAHEQETIEFQIEKTIGLLRTLGRAPTDLEAVEKPS
- the cdd gene encoding cytidine deaminase, with the protein product MPELDLLIKRARAAQARAHNPYSGFGVGAAVLTGNGKIFDGCNIENASYGLTVCAERVAIFKAVSEGEKSFKKLVLVSSAGDFTPPCGACRQVMAEFGDFEVIMVDKDNRTKIMKVSELLPASFSLK
- a CDS encoding ankyrin repeat domain-containing protein is translated as MPTKIKLRISRQNLKLLILVFTISVFGSGFFTLKWLIGYFFADEETMQQRLMAATPDPTMRCDYRMSLLLDKLARLQFEHGRLPESIDTLAVLHEEVERDYRCPQGGHFILINNPQYTSCLCTVHGLCCGPATGAADYKDPLIREFERWSVSDKVDFEGLATIRTLLTGTLEINARNRFRRTPLMMSILNGWDDLAEQLINKGANIHMLDQNSMNALHFAAKYHKKELVTRLLKKGADCNQRDRFGRNALFYACGCWDYQRFCGLSKVDADSPLFKTYQAGQARYFENLRENSDEVEIVKALIKNGARVDDPDCDDRTPLFYASMDGYQNIVSLLTSKKVDVNHKDKNRLTPLFYTLFDYSPNTFNHLKDRMISSRECEIADILISQGANVNALYYDRPLITYVVERNYTEILRMLLTKKININAKGFTGTALEVAEKKGRTELAEILKQAGAKE
- a CDS encoding hydrogenase maturation nickel metallochaperone HypA, with product MHEHHSVEHIVEHALEEAEKRKAKKVLKIILGIGELLNYDDEAVRMYFAQFAAGTVLEGAEVEIRPIRAKFYCRKCESLFEHGKGVFNCPECGSFGSITDTGNELFIEGMETE